The stretch of DNA ATACAGATTCAGCCAGAACATAAACGCTGGGTCAATAATATAATTGGAAATACATCACAGTTTTTAAAAGAAGCAATCCAGAGTTTGCTGTGCTTTCAATTTCACCCCCCCAGAGAAGCAAGATAAAATCAGCAAATAATATGGTTAAACTCTAAGATATTAATTGAAAGGAAACCATTATTTTGGAAGAATGTACTTGAACATGGTGTAATGTTTATAAATGATGTTGTTGGTGAAAATGGTAAAATTATGATGTATAATCAGTTCATTGACATGTATGGTTCCATCTGCTCCTCTCATTCTTACAACCAACTAATTTCTGCTTTAGAAAAAGATTGAAAACAAAAGATCAATAGTGGGACAACAAAACTTTTAGTATGTCAGCCTGCCATATGAAAGAGATTATGGTTAAAAGGTAATAAGATAAATAAACTAATATATAGAAATTATTTAACCTCTAGATCTTTAGTTACTATTCCATATGGTACTTTTAAGAAAAGGGGAGGATCTTTTTGATAGACAAATTTTTACAATGGTTTCAGTTGAAGATAATCGTGGTGTTAGAGTGTAACCCTGGTTCTCTGGAAATAGAGAATATCTCTCCACCACATATAGAATATATGTTATGGGATTTACTGACATTCTAGCAGCTGACGTGAAAACTTCTTTAAGACACACCACGCCTACCGTGGCTTCCCCTGCACCCTATAAATAGACCCAGCTGCGCAGGGATCAGCTGATTCTCTCTGATTTGAACAGGTCCCAAGTGGCCTTGATGTGGAGAGATATTCTCTATTCTCAGAGAACCAGGGTTACACTGTAACCCTACGTTCTCTATTGTATGAGAATATCTCTCCACcacatataaaatatatgttATGGGCTCTGTAAGGCACCCCATGAGGGTCCCAAGGAGACAGAGCAGACACCGCTCCAATAGTAACCTCATGAGGTAGTTTCGAATGAGACGTCCCCACCCGAAGTGCACAAGAGTTACAGTGTGTACAAATCACCACAAAACTATATACAAATGTACGCATGTAAAGTGGCGACACTGCAAGACGCTATGTGCCACCACCACCTGTACGTGATTCTTGCATACCCAACCCTGCCAGTCGCAAGGGCTGGGTGCAAGGAAGAGGTCACTCAGATAGCCCGCACTCTGCTAGGCCACTGACTAGGATCTTAACGTCACCCTGGCCAGGCCCGAAGTCGACTGGCCAAGGGGCACAGTGAATCAATGTTCAGGTTGACATGGCCCCCAGCACACGCTCCCCAAAGGAGGTACTGGTGGCCATGTTCAAACTATAAAACCTGGTAAAGGTATTTGGCGTGGCCTATGTGGCGGCTGTGCACACTTCTGAGAGGGCAGCCCCGCACCACAAGGCCCAGGAGGTGGATTCACGTCGTGTAGAGTGTGCTTTCGCTCCCTCCGGCACCGCCTCACCTGTCTCACTGTACGCTTGGTGGATAGCCTCCACTACACAGTGAGAAAGCCTAGCCTTAGACAGGAGGGCCTAAGGGCTCGCAGctccactgattgatttatGTGAAAATCAGTGAGCACCTTAGGTAAGAATGCTGGGTTTGGACGGAGGATAACCCCTCCATCCTCTGGAAGGAATCGGCAGCAACCCTCTTAGCAGATGTGATTTCCAGGAGGAAAGCCAGCTTAAGTGATAGCCACTGAAGGCTCACAGTTTCCAAGGGCTCAAAGGGCACCTGTCCCAAAGCTGGCAGGACCCTGCCCAGGTCCCATGTTGGGATGGTCGGCCTATGGCATGGCACCAGCCTCTGTGCCCCCTTGAGGAACTGTGCAATGAGGCTAGCATCCTGTGCAGTTGGCTTATCCTCCCCAGCACGACAGACTTTTATGGCCGCTACTACACCCCTCAGGGTGGAGCTTGATTTACCTGACTCAAGGAGCTCTTGCAGGTGTCTGAGTACCTCTGGAGCGAACATGACATTGCATCGAACTGGTTGGCATTGCACCATGACACAAACGGCTCCCACCGATAGGAGTACGTCGCCCTTGTCGATGGGGCCCGAGCATTCTGCAGGGTATGAACCACTGAACCCGATAGCCCCATGTCTAATAAGCTGGCCCTCTCAGTGGCCAGGCCCAGAGATTCAGCCCCTGCGGGGTGGACCAGGGTCAGGGTCCCCCGCGCCTGGCTCAGCAAGTCCTGCCGAACTGGAAGCTTCCATGGTGTCCCGTGCAACAGCGGTGTCACCCATGAGAACCATGTCATGTGTGGCCAATCCAGTGCCACCAGAATCACATAGGCGGTGTCGCCACCTTACATGCGTACTCAGGCGCAGAGAGCCCATGCCTCCCTGCCTGTTTATGTATGCAGCTGCCATGGTGCTGTCAGTTCTTACAAGCACATGGCAGCCCTGCAGTACTGGGAGGAAATGCACCAGGGCCAGGTGGATTGCCCTCAGCTCCAAGGCGTTGATATGGCGGCCCTGCCACAGGGCTCCCCAACGTCCACTGGTCCCTCTGCCTTCATGGATGGCACCCCACCCTTCGAGGGATGCATCCACAGAGATCACCTGGCAGCGCAGCACAGGGCCCAGCCTGCTGCCTCTCGCCAAGTTCTCTGGGACCTTCCACCACTTTAAAGCTGTGCACAACTTGGCGACGACACTGTTACCGGGACAGACCGGGACAGACCCGGTAACAAATACCGACGCCCGCCGATGCCTCTGAGGGCAGAGCCCCAAGCTGTACAGGTACCTCTGTACTGGCCGCATGTGCAGGAGAGCTAGTGGCACCACCTGTACAGCAGCGGCCATGAGACCTAACAGGCAAAGACACAGCTTCCATGTGACCCTGGCCCCCAGGTGAAACTGCTCCAGACATTCCCTGAGGGAATCCTGTCTGGCCTGAATCAAtgtccccaacccagtcctggTATCCAGCCACATACCGAGGAACTGGGTGGCCTGAGATGGCTGCAGACTGCACTTCTTTTCGTTGATGCGCAGACCCAGATACTGGATGTGCGCCAACAACATCTGGACATGGCGACAacactgctcctctgtctgagCGCATATGAGCCAATCGTTCAGGTAATTCATTATCCTGAGACCCTGCTGCCGCAGAGGCCCTAAGGTCGCATCCATGCACCTTGTAAAGGTGCGGGGAGGCAGCGATATCCCAAAGGGGAGGACACAGAATTCGAGGATCTTGCCGTCGAAGGCAAACCTGAGGATTCTTCTGTGGCCCTCTCAAATTGGAATTTAGAAATATGCGTCCTTGAGGTCGGCCGTTGCAAACCACGTGGTATGGACAACATCTTGCACTTCAGGGGCCGAAGAAACTTGTTCAGGCCCCTGAGGTCCAAAATGGGCCGGAGTGTCCCATCATGTTTTGGGatcagaaaataacacaaaccgCCTGCCTGTCTTCGTGCCCCACTTTTCTGATGGCCCTCTTAAACAGGAGACTGGACACCTCTGAGCGCAAGATCTCTCTGCGTTGTTGATCTGCAACGATGGTAAAAGCAGGTACCGAAGTCACAGGACGAGCGCTCAAAAACTGAAGACGATACCCATGAGTCATTGTTGAAATGACCCAGGGGTCCGCCCCCAGGGACTCCCATGCTGTATGAGGCCCCTGAAGGTTTGGGCTGACAGGGGGAAAAACGGCGCCAGGACTGCGACTTGGGGCCCTGGGGTGCTTTGTCCCCGCGCCCtctttgtcctctcctgctgcacCGCCCTGCACCCAGCCGAACCCTCAGATCTGGCTGGGCCTGACTGGCttgatgctgctgttggtgtTCCTGCTGTGGTCGATGCACCTCCTGCCAGCCCGTGGTCTGCCTCAGGGcatttgacattttgcattGACTCTTTCACTCTCACGTCGTCTGATCTGCAGTGAAATCAGAGAATCAGCTGATCCCTGCACAGCTGGGTCTATTTATAGGGCGCAGGGGAAGCCATGGTAGGTGTGGTGTATCTTAAAGAAGTTTTCACATCAGCTGCTAGAATGTCAGTAAATCCCATAACATATATTCTATATGTGGTGGAGAGATATTCTCATACAATAGAAAACCATAATTTTTTGCCAACAAGGAAAATGTTATGTATATGGGGGATTTCAGAATTAGATGATTACCGATTTTTGGCACAGAGGTTGAATTAACTGTTCATCTTTTTTGATATTgccttgttgtttctgttttttggggACAAAGTTCAAAATAtgtgtacagtggtccctcatttatcacgggagttatgttctaaaaataacccgcaataggcgaaatccgcgaagtagtcagctttattatttacaattattctagatgttttaaaaGGAACCCCGACTATGATGACATGTAGGCTTTATGAGATTAATGTTGGTATCAGTCATATTAATGTGATACGGAAAACATTACAAATGTCTTCGTTtttataaaatttgaaattataatttcactCGTAGGTCGCCATTGTTGTTGACGTCGCACTGCATTCTGGGTAGTGACGTCAAATGGTTGTCCGCTTATTCCACTGGGCCcgtttttgtgactttacagcaacaaacatgtCATCTGTCCAGCCTTTTCAGTTTGAACCCAAACGAAATGTTTACTACTCctacccccccgccccccccggCACCAGTCAGctgcggcaccggggcaccatcagttggcatcaggcgagccgaccgcggcactgaccggcatcaggcagctcacctgtcagatccggcagacctgaccgggtgggcacgGTACCTGCCGGTggtgatggtgccgcctgatgccgactgacggtgccccggtgccgcggcatgtgtgggtcaatacggtagtctagaaaactggggattttttttattttctcgtgcgcccccaagtagattgcgccctggtcggttgcccacactgcccatagcaaaaaccgtacCTGAGGCGAGAGTGGGGCGAAATCGATGGCGTCTGTACAACAACTgcgtctccatgacaaccgagagagagagtgtgtgttgtcgAGAGCTCCAATTTTTGTCAGCAGCTGTTCAAAGTAAGCATATAGATCcataaaaatgatttcagatTTAGCATCCACCGCGGTCATGCATTACAGCCAACATTATGGGGATATGACAGTGAAACGCACTGACAAGATGCTTACGGGTTTGATCATTGTTGTAGATATGCCGTGCATCACAGCACACGGGAACTTTGATGCAGTTTGCATCAACCGAGACGTCTTATGGGCTGCCCTCGTCAGCCTCCAGGACCGGGAGAGCGCTAGCCTACCAAATCGGAACCGGGTCACCAACAGGTagcagggctctcaagttttgagctgagttcagagtgagattttggcGGTGGCGGGTTGAGGAGGAGGCAGATAATTGCGGGGCGGAAAATGGAtacgtgaaaaagaaaaaccccgACGAGCAGCCGATTCAacatgtgtaataataataatagtaataataggcGCAAAAGCTACCGCCGACCACGTACGACGGCCGAGATCgcgtgtgtgtcagggtcataATAGCCAAGCAGACCAAACATAGCCTGTACTTttatatttgactgtattttcattattgaaaacacagtcaaatataaaaatgcagaaaatacagATTCCTCTACCTGTTCCACTGGTGCTCTTCTCCCCAGTGCAACCTTTTTACGTCACTGCCCCCAGGGTGCATTGCGCAGGTTAAATAATGGCTGCCTCCGTAAGTAAAAATATGTACTAAACAATGTGGATTTTTAAAGCAATGGccatattttatctgtttctaaTAACATATTCAAGTATAAGAGAACAATCGTGGTTTATTAAGGCCTACAAGTCATCATAGCCGGGGTTccttttaaggctgtaaaacccctcactacacactttatacacttttctcagacaggcattaacattttctcacttttctctcttgtttaaactctcaaagttcaaaccttcgtagaaaaataagtccagtattatagaatgaacgcattccgtactgtacaggagacacggcacggaggagattgattgacaatggccTACAGCCCCTTTAGctaatcaggacgcagaacacaaaaaaaattgcactaaaaaaaaatccgcgaaactgcgaggccgcgaaaggtgcaccgcgttatagcgagggacaactgtaaagtaatgaattaaaattttcatttacattttctttctgtgatACTGGGTGATGTGAGAGACAACTAACTATATTAACTTAATTATTGTCTTAGggaaaagatttatttttatagctACTGCAAAAGATTCATTAAATATTAAtcactttaaaatgtttattaaacaCTACTTTATTTTGGAGGgctatactgtatatacagattatgatgatgaaaaatatttaaaaagatgggaaaagtTTATTGAAGCGGAAGGCTGGTAATGAGATTTGTATAGTAGGGGGTTGGGGACTGATTCATTCTAgtagaaggggaaaaaaaagaaagaaaagaaaaggagaactTTGGAGTATTATAATTTcctattttgacattttcatttgaatcattAATTTTGTTGTGTAAAGCCAGATGAACTGTGTAAGATGAtattgggctgtgtgtgtgtttgtgtgggtttatCTTatgtcctttgttttgttgtgttgttgtgtatatttgtttttaaattaaataaaaaataaaacacaagaaataaaaaaaataaaaaacttctGGACTCACAATACACCGTAATGCTGCAGCCAAGACcaccaaaataataatcagtatCATTTTGTTGAACTCGTTCCTTATCTTCTTTTCAGCATCCAGTCtggccctctcctcctcttttcgcCACAgctccttccttctcttctgCAGCTCTTGGTCCTTGTAAAACTCCTGCAGCTCAGTCTCCTTCTGGCTGATCTCCTTATCTCTGGTTGTGAGGATGCTCTCCTGTATTTTCCTGATCCTCCTCTCCTTTGGTGGGTACAAGTCTGTATGGTAGTGACCCCGTCCATTCAGGGCCACCAGGGCACGGATCTTTGTCAGAAAGCTGGTCACCTGATCCAAGTCCTCTGGATTCTTGTTGTTGAAGACATGGAAGCCACCGCTACACTTGCGTAGGAAGTTGCGGAGGTTGTCTTCGCTTTCGGAGATGACATCGTTTATCGTTTTGCCCTCCAAGTGATCCCCGTGGGTGAACAGCACGATGGTGTAGTCCCAAACATTTGGGCCGAAATGTTTCTCAATCAGTGTGTTGGTGTCTTGATCCTCCTGGGTCATCCTTCCCAAAGGGACCACAATCACGAAGGCATGTGGTCCTGGTTCCTGGAGTTTGACGCACTTCAGGATCTCTCGAATAATTTCCTCCATCTTCCGGTCGCCCTCAATTTCAAAAAGCCCGGGAGTGTCAATCACAGCAACAGGTTGATCATCAACCATCCCGACCTCCTTTTCGCAGATCTTAGTAACTCTGCTGAGCTTCATGTCTGATTTAAACCCCTTTCGGCCAAGGATGGTATTCCCACTCGAGCTCTTGCCTGCCCCACACTTTCCAAGCAGCATGATCCTCAAGGTCTCTGCCTCTGTAAATTCAATAACAAGGGAGCACTTGACAGTACCGTATCTCTTTTCCAACATGTTACCATTATCAATTTGTACATTGTTTGCTTATTCTCTGTTGAATCCTTCAACATCCTGCTGTGGCTCCAATGATACTGGTAGACTGGACATCAtatgataaaaataatatataaacatattttttgctAGTTACCAAAAATCTCTTCTTCTGCTGgggaaacatgacaaaaaatcTGCCCTCAAAATCTTCTATTAATCTTTATATTTGATTATGCCTGGATGAATAATTGATCCTGGTTGGCTGGAGCGGTGCTGATGAATTTGAGATTAAACTGGATTATGCCTGGATGACTACTTGATTCTGTTCAACTGGAAAGGTGCTGAGAATTTTGAAATAACCACATAACTACAGTTGTTTTTATCACTCTATGTTAATGCACCACTTTAAACTTTCAAATAAACTGACTGATGTCGTACATGAGCATACATATACGACATATAtgcatgttttatgtgtttcgactattctgtattgttttttgcattgttttttttttcacatgttcaaaataaagccttcattcattcattcattcattcattcattcatatatttaGGGGGCTGAGCACCAAAAGTGCCAGGAACCCTGTTGTATTTATAAGGTTTACTTTTATTATAGTTTGGTCACTTTGACCTCATTTTTCACCTGATTCTCATATTCAAAAACTCATGAAACTTAATGCACTTGTTTGGTGAGTGTGTTATCAGCAAATCATGGGCCCCCAGGGCAGCGCTACACTAGGGGGCGCTATAGTTCAATGTTGGAACTTAACAAAGATGAGTAGCTCTTGCAGCAGCACCTGATTGTGGAAAATGTATGAAACTTGTTACACATATTGCTTGGGTCATCCTGCACAATTTTGGAAAGAGAACTCATAACAGCTGCCATATTGGATTTTCTGCCATCCTGGATTTTTTCCAAaaccctgtttttttgttgttgttgttttttttttgtttgtttgtttgtttgtttgttttgttttgttttgttttgtttttgtttttttgcacttatCAGATTTAAACACCGTTTGACAGGGACCTTCTAGGGATGTCCATCTTTCAGAAGTGCAAGGGAATTTCCAATACAATGAAATTTCATCAAATTAtgatcaaaatacaaaattttgCAAAAATGGCATGTCAGATTTAAAATGCCATTAATTTATGAAATGGCAGTTGACTGAGATGAACttgatgaaaatatgaaaaaataaggtCCCTTAGCTGGTGTGCACAAGCACTTCAACATTGACCCATAGGGGgcaccacagacacaaaaaactgtatttctcaGAACTGGCTTGACCAGTTCTACTGAAACTTAGTAGATGTGACACTATAAGGCATATACCGCTAAACTCCAAATTTAGTCATAATTACCTCCAGTGAACATGGCTTGTAACATTTTAGATGATAACTCAGATTGTAGGAGCAATtccaatttcattttaaatctgaCAAACGTTGTTTCATTTATATATCTTGTACAGATCCTGAGATATGACttgctgaataaaaaatatgtgactTGTCAATCGAGCTTGGCGACAGTTCTATATAAACTCGGTTATCGTCAAGCATGAAACGGTGGAATTTTACTCTAAAGCTGCCATAACTTTGCACGGGAATGTCTTAGCACTTCATCCCACATGTGCTGTACAGaagaacaggagggagggaaatcGGCTTTGATCTCGCGAAGCCACTGCTAAACTAAAAAGCGAAGTTCATTTTAAACTTACGTTCCTCATGTCCTGCGGCCGACATGACGCTTGAGCTTGTGGTGTTTCTGCGGCTCCGTcagcacactgtacacacaggCAGGCCCACACCGGGTTCACTTGCCCTGTACagtttacctgtgtgtttccAGCCTGTACAGCAGCCTGTGAGCTTCAGGTTTGAGGCGCTGCCCTGACTCTTTACTGCAGTTATTCCAGATAAAGTGTGCTACCCTGTGGTCTGAAAGGCATGACCTCCCTGCGCTCCTTTCAGCAACTTGTGGCGACCCCCCTCTTTTGTAACCTTATTTCCTTGAGTGTGAAATTGAAAGTAGCTGCgcatggaaaatgaaatgtgagAACATGGAAACCACAGGCTGTTTTGATCAAGTATTGCTTGGATCTGATTCTTACAATTTAGCTACTGTCATATGATTAAAAAGAATATGTTAAACAACATGATGCACAGGATAGTAAAGACTTAAAACCAAAAGCTGCATTTGAGTATTTATTACGTTAAAAACAGACATCCAGTAATAAGccgggaaaacacacacacacacacacacacacacacacacacacacaccagctgacGACTTcagcagctggtgtgtgtgtgtgtgtgtgtgtgtgtgtgtgtgtgctgggctgTGAAGTGAAGCAGAACTAGACCGGAAACGAGGAGACCGCGCCTTCAAAATAAATCCTCACGTCAGTAGATATGACGTCACCCCTGAGGCTGTTTAGGAACAGAAGAGtctcaaaggcaaaaaaaaaaaagtctcaaaggCCGATTGTGGTTCTGCGTACGCGTAGCTTACGTAGCAAATGCGTCCCTTGCAGcacgcctcccaaaaattgtaacgaGACC from Myripristis murdjan chromosome 9, fMyrMur1.1, whole genome shotgun sequence encodes:
- the LOC115365030 gene encoding GTPase IMAP family member 7-like, whose protein sequence is MSAAGHEEQAETLRIMLLGKCGAGKSSSGNTILGRKGFKSDMKLSRVTKICEKEVGMVDDQPVAVIDTPGLFEIEGDRKMEEIIREILKCVKLQEPGPHAFVIVVPLGRMTQEDQDTNTLIEKHFGPNVWDYTIVLFTHGDHLEGKTINDVISESEDNLRNFLRKCSGGFHVFNNKNPEDLDQVTSFLTKIRALVALNGRGHYHTDLYPPKERRIRKIQESILTTRDKEISQKETELQEFYKDQELQKRRKELWRKEEERARLDAEKKIRNEFNKMILIIILVVLAAALRCIASALPVLEADEGSP